From Deinococcus aquaticus, one genomic window encodes:
- a CDS encoding toxic anion resistance protein encodes MSDGTSGPLTPPDSLLKAPDAVPAVRAQEAPEMVPLSAEDRTRLDQMARAFAQDVLSAGAHTPEFKRKLDAVHELGLPEQRAAAQSSNRMLDRPLRATKVGALAEGSDILRGLTDLRRTVEDLDPSRTATPRRFLGLLPGGKKVQSALDKYQSAQSHLNGILEALYRGQDELRRDNATIETEKVHLWDTMQKLRQYAHVGKAVDEALTQRLQELQVTDPDKARMVSEELLFAVRQRVTDLLTQLAVSIQGYLALDLVRRNNLELIKGVDRATTTTVSALKTALMVSQALGTQQAVLGQVTALNDTTGKMIGSTASLLRQQSTEIQRQAGSATVDPQIIQAAFRDVYGALDAISSYRQQALERFQDTMQVLDKEVAQAQTYLDRERQQASRELAQDLNVTPQGELKI; translated from the coding sequence ATGAGCGATGGTACTTCCGGTCCGCTGACGCCTCCCGATTCCCTGTTGAAAGCGCCGGACGCCGTTCCGGCCGTGCGGGCGCAGGAAGCGCCGGAGATGGTGCCGTTGTCCGCCGAGGACCGCACGCGGCTCGACCAGATGGCCCGCGCGTTCGCGCAGGACGTGCTGAGCGCCGGTGCGCACACCCCGGAATTCAAACGCAAGCTGGACGCCGTGCATGAACTGGGGCTGCCCGAACAGCGGGCCGCCGCGCAGAGCAGCAACCGCATGCTGGACCGCCCGCTGCGCGCCACCAAGGTCGGGGCACTGGCCGAGGGGAGCGACATCCTGCGCGGCCTGACGGACCTGCGCCGCACGGTGGAGGACCTGGACCCCAGCCGCACGGCCACGCCCCGCCGGTTCCTGGGCCTGCTGCCCGGCGGCAAGAAGGTGCAAAGCGCACTGGACAAGTACCAGAGCGCGCAGTCGCACCTGAACGGCATCCTGGAGGCGCTGTACCGCGGGCAGGACGAACTGCGGCGCGACAACGCCACCATCGAGACCGAGAAGGTGCACCTGTGGGACACCATGCAGAAACTCCGGCAGTACGCGCACGTCGGGAAGGCCGTGGATGAGGCCCTCACGCAGCGCCTTCAGGAGTTGCAGGTCACGGACCCCGACAAGGCCCGCATGGTCAGCGAGGAACTGCTGTTCGCGGTGCGGCAGCGCGTGACGGACCTGCTGACCCAACTGGCCGTGAGCATTCAGGGGTACCTGGCGCTGGACCTCGTGCGGCGCAACAACCTAGAGCTGATCAAGGGCGTGGACCGCGCCACGACCACCACCGTCAGCGCCCTGAAGACCGCGCTGATGGTCTCGCAGGCCCTTGGGACGCAGCAGGCCGTGTTGGGGCAGGTGACGGCCCTGAATGACACGACCGGCAAGATGATCGGCTCGACCGCCAGCCTGCTGCGCCAGCAGAGCACCGAGATCCAGAGGCAGGCGGGCAGCGCCACCGTGGACCCGCAGATCATTCAGGCGGCGTTCCGGGACGTGTACGGCGCGCTGGACGCCATCAGCTCGTACCGGCAGCAGGCGCTGGAACGCTTCCAGGACACCATGCAGGTGCTGGACAAGGAGGTCGCGCAGGCACAGACGTACCTGGACCGCGAGCGGCAGCAGGCGTCCCGCGAACTCGCGCAGGACCTGAACGTCACGCCACAGGGCGAGCTGAAAATCTGA
- the serS gene encoding serine--tRNA ligase yields MLDLKFIRENAGAVRHAAQVKGVDIDIDDLLRVDRELVDLKQRVEAMQAERNANAKLVPKAAPDERAALIQKGKDLAEELRGLEPALRAHEDTLKVMLLRVPNIPHASVPVGKDDSENVELRREGVLPTFDFTPLDHVDLLEKQGWSDPERVARVSGSRSYLLKGEAVMLEMAVLMFAMDFLSGRGFTPLSTTALARPDAFVGSGHFPGGEDQVYKIEGDELMLAGTAEVPVNSLYAGEQLQHEQLPITFAAISAAFRSEAGSAGRDVRGLIRVHEFRKVEQYVLCEASEEVGLEWFAKILGNAEALLAALELPYRVMQNCTGDMGAGKVLMYDIETWVPSEQVYRETHSCSYLGDWQARRTGLRYRDAGGKLVFAHTLNNTGVAAPRILVPLLENHQQADGTIRIPAALRPYLGGKEVIGQPVR; encoded by the coding sequence ATGCTCGACCTCAAATTCATCCGTGAGAACGCCGGGGCTGTCAGACACGCCGCGCAGGTGAAGGGCGTGGACATCGACATCGACGACCTGCTGCGCGTGGACCGCGAACTGGTGGACCTGAAGCAGCGCGTGGAAGCCATGCAGGCCGAACGCAACGCCAACGCGAAACTCGTGCCGAAAGCCGCGCCCGACGAGCGCGCCGCCCTGATCCAGAAAGGCAAGGACCTCGCCGAGGAGCTGAGGGGCCTGGAACCCGCCCTGCGCGCCCACGAGGACACCCTGAAAGTCATGCTGCTGCGCGTGCCGAACATCCCGCACGCCTCGGTGCCGGTCGGGAAGGACGACAGCGAGAACGTCGAACTGCGCCGCGAAGGGGTGCTGCCCACCTTCGACTTCACGCCGCTGGACCACGTGGACCTGCTGGAGAAACAGGGCTGGAGCGACCCGGAGCGCGTGGCCCGCGTGTCCGGCAGCCGCAGCTACCTGCTGAAGGGTGAGGCGGTCATGCTGGAGATGGCCGTGCTGATGTTCGCCATGGACTTCCTGTCCGGGCGGGGCTTCACGCCGCTGTCCACCACCGCCCTGGCCCGCCCGGACGCGTTCGTGGGCAGCGGGCACTTCCCTGGCGGCGAGGATCAGGTGTACAAGATCGAGGGCGACGAGCTGATGCTGGCCGGGACCGCCGAGGTCCCCGTGAACAGCCTGTACGCCGGAGAGCAGCTTCAGCACGAGCAGCTGCCGATCACGTTCGCTGCGATCAGCGCCGCGTTCCGCAGCGAGGCCGGATCGGCCGGGCGGGACGTGCGCGGACTGATCCGCGTGCACGAATTCCGCAAGGTCGAGCAGTACGTGCTGTGCGAGGCCAGCGAGGAAGTCGGCCTGGAATGGTTCGCGAAGATCCTGGGCAACGCCGAGGCGCTCCTGGCGGCCCTGGAACTCCCGTACCGCGTCATGCAGAACTGCACGGGCGACATGGGCGCCGGGAAGGTCCTGATGTACGACATCGAAACCTGGGTGCCCAGCGAGCAGGTGTACCGCGAGACGCACTCCTGCTCGTACCTGGGCGACTGGCAGGCCCGCCGCACCGGCCTGCGCTACCGCGACGCGGGCGGCAAACTGGTGTTCGCGCACACCCTGAACAACACGGGTGTCGCCGCGCCCCGCATCCTGGTGCCGCTGCTGGAAAACCACCAGCAGGCCGACGGCACCATCCGCATTCCCGCCGCGCTGCGCCCGTACCTGGGGGGTAAGGAAGTGATCGGCCAGCCCGTGCGCTGA
- a CDS encoding DUF1540 domain-containing protein, with product MNDDTQSMVSRCDATTCRFNEDMNCTAGQIEVSMSGQTAQCLTFAPADAMNESQSARADN from the coding sequence ATGAACGACGACACCCAGAGCATGGTCAGCCGCTGCGACGCCACCACCTGCCGCTTCAACGAGGACATGAACTGCACCGCCGGCCAGATTGAGGTCAGCATGAGCGGCCAGACCGCCCAGTGCCTCACCTTCGCCCCGGCCGACGCCATGAACGAAAGCCAGAGCGCCCGCGCCGACAACTGA
- a CDS encoding FlgD immunoglobulin-like domain containing protein, whose product MTPRIRTALLSIALLGTLSAQAQVSIFTIPALPPRSAATPPVTTPAPAPTTPAPATPAPVSPARPALNPALATPHSANLSGPGSLSGGQDTTWTFNLTNLGEEAIDLQHGACDVRFEVLNAAGQVVRANPTNTVCTMQLVLTNVAPGETMDVQSVRWNGRGSDGKALPTGEYTIRAYFNGAGVSIVAEDYPVTLEN is encoded by the coding sequence ATGACGCCCCGCATCCGCACGGCCCTGCTGTCCATCGCCCTGCTCGGCACGCTGTCCGCCCAGGCCCAGGTGAGCATCTTCACCATTCCGGCCCTGCCGCCCCGCAGCGCCGCGACTCCTCCCGTCACGACGCCCGCACCGGCCCCCACCACGCCAGCACCCGCCACGCCGGCACCTGTCAGCCCGGCCCGGCCCGCCCTGAACCCCGCGCTGGCCACCCCGCACAGCGCCAACCTCAGCGGCCCCGGCAGCCTGAGCGGCGGGCAGGACACCACCTGGACCTTCAACCTGACCAACCTGGGCGAGGAAGCGATTGACCTGCAACACGGTGCGTGCGACGTGCGCTTCGAGGTTCTGAACGCCGCCGGGCAGGTCGTGCGGGCCAACCCCACGAACACGGTCTGCACCATGCAACTCGTCCTGACGAACGTCGCGCCCGGCGAGACCATGGACGTGCAGAGCGTCCGCTGGAACGGCCGGGGCAGTGACGGCAAGGCGCTGCCCACCGGGGAGTACACCATCCGTGCGTACTTCAACGGGGCGGGCGTGAGCATCGTCGCCGAGGACTACCCGGTCACGCTGGAAAACTGA
- the gatC gene encoding Asp-tRNA(Asn)/Glu-tRNA(Gln) amidotransferase subunit GatC: MIDAAQIDHLAQLARLHLTPEERTAMQGDLTRVLGYFDLLGEADTSGVQEMQRPVDLVNVLRDDVPGAVFPQAAVTALAPESMPDGHIRVPRTVEAD, encoded by the coding sequence ATGATCGACGCGGCCCAGATAGACCACCTCGCGCAGCTTGCCCGGCTGCACCTGACCCCGGAGGAACGCACCGCCATGCAGGGCGACCTGACCCGCGTGCTGGGGTACTTCGACCTGCTGGGCGAGGCGGACACCAGCGGCGTGCAGGAAATGCAGCGCCCGGTCGACCTCGTGAACGTGCTGCGCGACGACGTGCCCGGCGCGGTCTTCCCGCAGGCCGCCGTGACCGCCCTGGCCCCCGAGAGCATGCCCGACGGTCACATCCGCGTGCCCCGCACCGTGGAGGCCGACTGA
- a CDS encoding GNAT family N-acetyltransferase translates to MPALTLPVLTLRDRHDDDLPTLWRWLHAESDPEWKRWDAPYFHADSGPSTLSLTDFTAREHCRAPDPHGRIIALDGACIGQVTRHEEAPAGGGWWEAGLLIFDPHHWGGGLGTQALRLWTDATFAQTGAHVLTLTTWGGNERMVRAAARAGFRECARIPQARAWAGQRWDSVKLAQLRTDWAGGQAP, encoded by the coding sequence ATGCCTGCCCTGACCCTGCCCGTCCTGACCCTGCGTGACCGCCATGACGACGACCTGCCCACCCTCTGGCGCTGGCTGCACGCCGAGAGCGACCCGGAATGGAAACGCTGGGACGCCCCGTACTTTCACGCAGACAGCGGGCCGTCCACGCTGTCCCTGACGGACTTCACGGCCCGTGAGCACTGCCGCGCGCCCGACCCGCACGGGCGGATCATCGCGCTGGACGGCGCGTGCATCGGGCAGGTCACCCGCCATGAGGAAGCCCCGGCCGGGGGCGGATGGTGGGAGGCGGGCCTGCTGATCTTCGACCCACATCACTGGGGTGGCGGACTGGGCACGCAGGCGCTGCGGCTGTGGACCGACGCGACCTTCGCCCAGACCGGCGCGCACGTCCTGACGCTGACCACCTGGGGCGGAAACGAACGCATGGTGCGGGCCGCCGCCCGCGCCGGCTTCCGCGAGTGCGCCCGCATCCCGCAGGCCCGCGCCTGGGCCGGGCAGCGCTGGGACAGCGTGAAACTCGCGCAGCTGCGAACCGACTGGGCAGGCGGTCAGGCCCCCTGA
- a CDS encoding DinB family protein, translating to MTQSLTDPAVLAVMGATPDDVRARLTKELDRFEAQLRTRQADWTRVQPDREWSPAQDAEHVILINDSISRGVALLLSDRELRPTPRAPGETTPDGRRVAPPHTRPSDTGLAWEDLDTRWAQSRAGLERAVTDLRHTPGRTLWHPFFGELDAMDWMRMVAIHLNNHRKQLEASASA from the coding sequence ATGACACAATCCCTGACGGACCCGGCGGTGCTGGCCGTGATGGGCGCCACGCCCGACGACGTGCGCGCTCGCCTGACCAAGGAACTCGACCGCTTCGAGGCGCAGCTGCGCACCCGGCAGGCCGACTGGACCCGCGTGCAACCGGACCGCGAGTGGAGCCCCGCGCAGGACGCCGAGCACGTCATCCTGATCAACGACTCCATCTCGCGCGGCGTGGCGCTGCTGCTCTCGGACCGGGAACTGCGGCCCACCCCCCGCGCGCCCGGCGAGACCACCCCGGACGGCCGCCGCGTCGCCCCGCCCCACACCCGCCCCAGCGACACCGGCCTGGCCTGGGAGGACCTGGATACCCGCTGGGCGCAGAGCCGCGCTGGCCTGGAACGCGCCGTGACGGACCTGCGCCACACGCCGGGCCGCACGCTGTGGCACCCGTTCTTCGGGGAACTGGACGCCATGGACTGGATGCGCATGGTCGCCATTCACCTGAACAACCACCGCAAGCAACTGGAAGCCAGCGCCAGCGCATGA
- a CDS encoding serine hydrolase — MRPTRPAVLLSFSLLTCAQAQAPLGVLEAVTRLFSGPVQAAWLAPDFQAALSAAQLQTALDGLRAQLGAFRSVETQGGVAVAVFEKGRLGVQAALDDQGRFTGLRFTPLVANADATGAGSPRELLKRIFSGPLDPALFAPAFLEALPEAQLRSFLEGLRAQYGPLQDVQVSATGATLIFENGPLNVTQFTLDAQGRVTGLVVAPVTPDVTFGSPDEARAAFDALPGQVSLLVQEVGVQGGAPVIALNAARPLAVGSTFKLAILGELQAQISAGQRAWTDELTLTDADRSLPSGTLQDAPTGSRYTLRDLAARMISQSDNTATDLLLNAVGRAGVEARLGQNALPGTREAFALKNPANAALLAEYRAAVLNVPARRAVLERARVAPLPAASAFAGGPLARDVEWFASTGRLCRLMGAVVALKETQLNPGVADPAAFGSVSFKGGNEPGVLNLTTQVTTQAGRTYCVSATWNDARALNDPQFLALYGGVLRLLR; from the coding sequence ATGCGACCCACCCGTCCGGCTGTCCTGCTGAGTTTCTCGCTGCTGACCTGCGCGCAGGCGCAGGCCCCGCTGGGCGTACTGGAGGCCGTGACGCGGCTGTTCAGCGGGCCGGTGCAGGCGGCGTGGCTGGCCCCGGACTTCCAGGCGGCCCTGAGTGCCGCGCAGCTTCAGACGGCGCTGGACGGCCTGCGCGCGCAGCTGGGCGCCTTCCGGAGCGTCGAAACGCAGGGCGGGGTGGCCGTGGCCGTGTTCGAGAAGGGCCGCCTGGGCGTGCAGGCCGCGCTGGACGACCAAGGGCGCTTCACGGGCCTGCGCTTCACGCCGCTGGTGGCGAACGCGGACGCGACCGGAGCAGGCTCGCCGCGTGAGCTGCTGAAGCGCATCTTCAGCGGGCCGCTGGACCCGGCGCTGTTCGCCCCGGCGTTTCTGGAGGCGCTGCCCGAAGCGCAGTTGCGGTCCTTCCTGGAGGGCCTGCGCGCCCAGTACGGCCCGCTTCAGGACGTGCAGGTCAGCGCGACCGGCGCCACCCTGATCTTCGAGAACGGCCCGCTGAACGTCACGCAGTTCACGCTGGACGCTCAGGGCCGCGTGACCGGGCTGGTCGTCGCGCCCGTCACGCCGGACGTGACCTTCGGCTCGCCCGACGAGGCGCGCGCCGCGTTCGACGCGCTGCCCGGACAGGTCAGCCTGCTGGTGCAGGAGGTGGGCGTTCAGGGCGGCGCCCCGGTCATCGCCCTGAACGCCGCGCGGCCCCTGGCGGTCGGGTCCACCTTCAAACTGGCGATCCTGGGCGAGTTGCAGGCGCAGATCAGCGCCGGGCAGCGCGCCTGGACCGACGAACTGACCCTGACGGACGCCGACCGCAGCCTCCCCAGCGGCACGTTGCAGGACGCGCCGACCGGCAGTCGGTACACGCTGCGGGACCTCGCGGCGCGCATGATCTCGCAGAGTGACAACACCGCCACGGACCTGCTGCTGAACGCCGTGGGCCGCGCGGGCGTGGAGGCCCGGCTGGGTCAAAACGCCCTGCCGGGCACCCGTGAAGCCTTCGCGCTGAAGAACCCCGCGAACGCCGCGCTGCTCGCGGAGTACCGCGCCGCCGTCCTGAACGTCCCGGCGCGGCGGGCGGTGCTGGAGCGCGCTCGCGTGGCCCCGCTGCCCGCCGCCTCGGCCTTCGCGGGCGGCCCCCTGGCGCGGGACGTGGAATGGTTCGCCAGCACGGGACGCCTGTGCCGCCTGATGGGCGCAGTCGTCGCCCTGAAGGAAACGCAGCTGAATCCCGGCGTGGCCGACCCCGCCGCCTTCGGCAGCGTCAGCTTCAAGGGCGGCAACGAGCCCGGCGTGCTGAACCTGACCACTCAGGTCACCACGCAGGCGGGCCGCACGTACTGCGTGAGCGCCACCTGGAATGACGCCCGCGCCCTGAACGACCCGCAGTTCCTGGCTCTGTACGGCGGCGTGCTGCGCCTGCTGCGCTGA
- a CDS encoding endonuclease — MDIPAELVQDTQARFLNRRAQRTEQLERLNVGGLIEADSAARVEARLARLGVPMPDARALVEGHEPLAQLTSRLPQDTRQNVERLLGANDLVGVAYLDLARAAARAVARVVLRDRRGRTTGYGTGWLCSPRLLITNNHVLTGPDDARTAAAEFDYELRPDGTLRDRVTLSLDPDTLFLTSEALDYTIVAMQGDTAPFGWIPCFGGADRNVLGEALSIIQHPSGEPKQVALRENRLVDRLPDFLHYETDTAPGSSGSPVFNDAWEVVALHHSGVPRTDAQGRVLRRDGRPTAPGDSDTDIDWIANEGVRISRILEDLRARPDAAHPLISELLAAPRPPRPAPETAAGSPVPPLDGATLDLGELDLNALKADPDGRVTLPVTLTLRLKAPEGRPAPSRDRLYLDPADADATRAYYATLNADLNADATPRERFLALSKLVTGTHARVLAYAPAEQLYPWVDVWPDGQLRSLYSAREHTPAELIAADRAAQARRDRLAAAEGLNADALEDALPYNCEHVVPQSWFARRQPMRGDLHHLFACEPDCNSFRGNTPYFDFPDYGEAIRSDCGRREPGEFEPAHGQGAAARATLYFLLRYPGVVRQYAPRHLQTLLAWHAAHPPGDWERHRNAAIHAAQGNRNPLIDHPDWAATTDFTEGLGR; from the coding sequence ATGGACATTCCAGCGGAGTTGGTGCAGGACACCCAGGCCCGGTTCCTGAACCGCCGGGCACAGCGGACCGAGCAACTGGAGCGACTGAACGTGGGCGGCCTGATCGAGGCCGATTCCGCCGCGCGGGTCGAGGCCCGCCTGGCGCGGCTGGGTGTACCCATGCCGGACGCCCGCGCGCTGGTCGAGGGGCACGAACCGCTCGCGCAACTCACCTCGCGCCTCCCGCAGGACACCCGGCAGAACGTGGAACGCCTGCTCGGCGCGAACGATCTGGTGGGCGTGGCGTACCTGGACCTCGCGCGCGCCGCCGCCCGCGCCGTGGCCCGCGTGGTCCTGCGCGACCGCCGTGGCCGCACCACCGGGTACGGCACCGGCTGGCTGTGCAGCCCCCGCCTGCTCATTACCAACAACCACGTCCTGACCGGACCCGACGATGCCCGCACGGCCGCCGCCGAATTCGACTACGAACTGCGCCCGGACGGCACCCTGCGCGACCGCGTGACCCTCTCCCTGGACCCCGACACGCTGTTCCTGACCAGCGAGGCGCTCGACTACACGATTGTGGCTATGCAGGGCGACACGGCGCCGTTCGGGTGGATTCCCTGCTTCGGCGGGGCCGACCGGAACGTGCTGGGCGAGGCCCTGAGCATCATCCAGCACCCCAGCGGCGAACCGAAACAGGTGGCGCTGCGCGAGAACCGCCTCGTGGACCGCCTGCCGGACTTCCTGCACTACGAGACCGACACCGCCCCCGGCAGCAGCGGCAGTCCCGTCTTCAACGACGCCTGGGAGGTCGTGGCCCTGCACCACAGCGGCGTGCCCCGCACCGACGCGCAGGGCCGCGTGCTGCGCCGCGACGGGCGGCCCACCGCGCCCGGTGACAGCGACACCGACATCGACTGGATCGCCAACGAGGGCGTCCGCATCAGCCGCATCCTGGAGGACCTGCGCGCCCGCCCGGACGCCGCGCACCCCCTGATCTCGGAACTGCTCGCCGCGCCCCGCCCGCCCCGGCCCGCCCCCGAAACGGCTGCCGGCAGTCCCGTCCCGCCGCTGGACGGCGCCACCCTGGACCTGGGTGAACTGGACCTGAACGCCCTGAAGGCCGACCCGGACGGCCGCGTGACACTGCCCGTCACGCTCACGCTGCGGCTGAAAGCGCCGGAGGGGCGGCCCGCGCCTAGCCGGGACCGCCTGTACCTCGACCCGGCCGACGCGGACGCCACCCGCGCCTACTACGCCACGCTGAACGCCGACCTGAACGCAGATGCCACGCCCCGCGAGCGGTTCCTGGCGCTGTCGAAACTCGTGACCGGCACGCACGCCCGCGTGCTGGCCTACGCGCCTGCCGAGCAGCTGTACCCCTGGGTGGACGTGTGGCCCGACGGGCAGCTGCGCAGCCTGTACTCGGCCCGCGAGCACACGCCCGCCGAACTGATCGCAGCGGACCGCGCCGCCCAGGCTCGCCGCGACCGCCTCGCCGCCGCCGAGGGCCTGAACGCCGACGCGCTGGAGGACGCCCTGCCGTACAACTGCGAGCATGTCGTGCCGCAGAGCTGGTTCGCCAGGCGGCAGCCCATGCGCGGCGACCTGCACCACCTGTTCGCCTGCGAACCCGACTGCAACTCCTTCCGGGGGAACACGCCGTACTTCGACTTTCCCGACTACGGCGAGGCGATCCGTAGCGACTGCGGCCGCCGCGAACCCGGCGAGTTCGAACCCGCCCACGGCCAGGGCGCCGCCGCCCGCGCCACGCTGTACTTCCTGCTGCGTTACCCCGGCGTGGTCCGCCAGTACGCGCCCCGGCACCTTCAGACGCTGCTGGCGTGGCATGCCGCGCACCCGCCCGGCGACTGGGAACGCCACCGTAACGCCGCCATTCACGCCGCGCAGGGTAACCGCAACCCCCTGATCGACCACCCGGACTGGGCCGCCACGACCGATTTCACGGAGGGCCTGGGCCGCTGA